A genomic region of Lagopus muta isolate bLagMut1 chromosome 19, bLagMut1 primary, whole genome shotgun sequence contains the following coding sequences:
- the NAIF1 gene encoding nuclear apoptosis-inducing factor 1 codes for MASPPAPPAKKRKMNFSEREVEIIVEELERGKHLLINHFNAGVPLAAKAAAWHDILRRVNAVATCHRELPEVKKKWSDLKTEVRRKVAQVRAAMEGGSESQNGGGAGTEGEDPSGATAAPVILTPMQQRICNLLGEATIISLPSGDCGAADGTEIPITASTTTVTLTQIPAETTYHSLEDGVVEYCTTEAPATVTAEAPLEMMAHQHEVSAKPQELKSRIALNSAKLLQEQRVTNLHVKEIAQHLEQQNDLLQMIRRSQEVQACAQERQAQAMEGTQAALSALIQVLRPMIKDFRRFLQSNTPSPSVAADPGQTGQQDGIIQ; via the exons ATGGCGTCGCCCCCGGCTCCCCCGGCCAAGAAGCGGAAGATGAACTTCTCGGAGCGGGAGGTGGAGATCATCGTGGAGGAGCTGGAGCGCGGCAAGCACCTCCTCATCAACCACTTCAACGCGGGCGTACCGCTGGCCGCCAAGGCCGCCGCCTGGCACGACATCCTGCGGCGCGTCAACGCCGTCGCCACCTGCCACCGTGAGCTGCCCgaagtgaagaagaaatggtCCGACCTCAAGACCGAGGTGCGGCGCAAAGTGGCCCAAGTGCGAGCTGCCATGGAAGGGGGGAGCGAGAGCCAGAACGGTGGCGGTGCCGGGACGGAGGGCGAGGACCCAAGCGGTGCCACGGCTGCTCCCGTCATCCTCACCCCCATGCAACAGCGCATCTGCAACCTGCTGGGAGAGGCCACCATCATCAGCTTGCCCAGCGGGGACTGCGGGGCGGCCGATGGGACCGAGATCCCCATCACTGCCTCCACCACCACCGTCACGCTGACCCAGA TTCCTGCAGAGACAACTTACCACAGTCTGGAGGATGGGGTCGTGGAGTACTGCACAACAGAAGCCCCCGCCACCGTTACTGCCGAAGCACCCTTGGAGATGATGGCACATCAACACGAAGTATCTGCAAAACCCCAGGAGCTGAAAAGCCGCATTGCTCTGAACTCAGCGAagctcctgcaggagcagcGAGTGACCAACTTGCACGTGAAGGAGATCGCCCAGCACCTGGAGCAGCAGAATGACTTGCTTCAGATGATCCGTCGCTCTCAGGAGGTGCAGGCATGTGCGCAGGAGCGCCAGGCTCAAGCCATGGAAGGAACACAGGCTGCACTgagtgccctcatccaggtccTCCGCCCCATGATTAAGGACTTCCGTCGATTTTTGCAGAGCAATACACCCAGTCCTTCGGTGGCCGCTGACCCCGGCCAGACTGGGCAGCAAGATGGCATTATCCAgtga